The following are encoded together in the Streptomyces sp. NBC_00358 genome:
- a CDS encoding inorganic phosphate transporter: MDTFALIVTIGVALGFTYTNGFHDSANAIATSVSTRALTPRAALAMAAVMNLAGAFLGSGVAKTVSEGLIQTPEGSKGMGILFAALVGAITWNLITWYFGLPSSSSHALFGGMVGAALAGGTTVYWSGLLDKVIIPMFLSPVVGLLVGYLVMAAIMWIFRRSNPHKTKRGFRIAQTVSAAGMALGHGLQDAQKTMGVVVMALVIAGVQGPNDAIPVWVKITCAAMLSLGTYAGGWRIMRTLGRKIIELDPPQGFAAETTGASIMFTTAYIFKAPISTTHVITSAIMGVGATKRVNAVRWGVAKNIVLGWFITMPAAAIVAACSFWVVNLAFL, encoded by the coding sequence TTGGACACCTTCGCTTTGATCGTGACCATCGGGGTCGCGCTCGGATTCACGTACACGAACGGCTTCCACGACTCGGCGAACGCCATCGCCACCTCCGTGTCCACGCGCGCCCTGACGCCGCGGGCCGCGCTCGCCATGGCCGCGGTGATGAACCTCGCCGGCGCGTTCCTCGGCAGCGGGGTCGCCAAGACCGTCAGTGAGGGGCTGATCCAGACACCCGAGGGCTCGAAGGGGATGGGCATCCTCTTCGCGGCGCTCGTCGGCGCGATCACCTGGAACCTGATCACCTGGTACTTCGGTCTGCCGTCCTCGTCCTCGCACGCGCTGTTCGGCGGCATGGTCGGCGCGGCGCTGGCCGGGGGCACGACGGTCTACTGGAGCGGCCTGCTCGACAAGGTCATCATCCCGATGTTCCTGTCGCCGGTCGTCGGCCTGCTCGTCGGCTATCTGGTGATGGCCGCGATCATGTGGATCTTCCGGCGGTCCAACCCGCACAAGACCAAGCGCGGTTTCCGTATCGCGCAGACGGTGTCCGCGGCCGGCATGGCGCTCGGGCACGGTCTTCAGGACGCCCAGAAGACGATGGGTGTCGTGGTGATGGCGCTGGTCATCGCCGGCGTCCAGGGACCGAACGACGCGATCCCGGTCTGGGTGAAGATCACCTGCGCGGCGATGCTGTCGCTGGGTACGTACGCGGGTGGCTGGCGCATCATGCGGACGCTCGGGCGGAAGATCATCGAGCTCGATCCGCCGCAGGGTTTCGCCGCCGAGACGACCGGCGCGTCGATCATGTTCACCACTGCCTACATCTTCAAGGCGCCGATCTCCACGACCCACGTCATCACCTCGGCGATCATGGGTGTCGGGGCGACGAAGCGGGTGAACGCCGTGCGGTGGGGCGTCGCCAAGAACATCGTCCTCGGCTGGTTCATCACCATGCCGGCCGCCGCGATCGTGGCGGCGTGCAGCTTCTGGGTCGTGAACCTCGCGTTCCTGTAG
- the pstB gene encoding phosphate ABC transporter ATP-binding protein PstB, which produces MAKRIDVSGLTAYYSAHKAIEDISMTVEPRSVTAFIGPSGCGKSTFLRTLNRMHEVTPGGRVEGKVLLDDEDLYGNGIDPVAVRRTIGMVFQRPNPFPTMSIFDNVAAGLKLNGSYKKAELGDIVERSLKGANLWNEVKDRLNKPGSGLSGGQQQRLCIARAIAVEPQVLLMDEPCSALDPISTLAIEDLIGELKERFTIVIVTHNMQQAARVSDRTAFFNLSAVGQPGRLIEIDDTERIFSNPSVQATEDYISGRFG; this is translated from the coding sequence ATGGCCAAGCGAATCGACGTAAGCGGTCTCACCGCCTACTACAGCGCCCACAAGGCGATCGAAGACATCTCCATGACGGTCGAGCCCCGCTCCGTGACGGCCTTCATCGGCCCCTCCGGCTGCGGCAAGTCGACCTTCCTGCGCACCCTGAACCGCATGCACGAGGTCACCCCCGGCGGGCGCGTCGAGGGCAAGGTGCTCCTCGACGACGAGGACCTGTACGGGAACGGCATCGACCCCGTCGCCGTGCGCCGCACGATCGGCATGGTCTTCCAGCGCCCCAACCCCTTCCCCACGATGTCGATCTTCGACAACGTCGCGGCGGGTCTGAAGCTGAACGGCTCCTACAAGAAGGCCGAGCTCGGCGACATCGTCGAGCGGTCCCTCAAGGGCGCGAACCTCTGGAACGAGGTCAAGGATCGGCTGAACAAGCCCGGGTCCGGCCTGTCCGGCGGTCAGCAGCAGCGTCTGTGCATCGCGCGGGCGATCGCGGTGGAGCCGCAGGTCCTTCTCATGGACGAGCCCTGCTCGGCCCTGGACCCGATCTCCACCCTCGCCATCGAGGACCTGATCGGCGAGCTGAAGGAGCGCTTCACGATCGTCATCGTGACGCACAACATGCAGCAGGCCGCCCGCGTCTCCGACCGCACCGCGTTCTTCAACCTCTCCGCGGTCGGCCAGCCCGGCCGCCTCATCGAGATAGACGACACGGAGCGCATCTTCTCCAACCCGTCCGTCCAGGCCACGGAGGACTACATCTCCGGTCGCTTCGGCTGA
- a CDS encoding DUF47 domain-containing protein gives MRFRLTPRETSFYDMFSASADNIVTGSKLLMELLGADNSARAEIAERMRAAEHAGDDATHAIFHQLNSSFITPFDREDIYNLASSLDDIMDFMEEAVDLVVLYNVEELPKGVEQQIEVLSRAAELTAEAMPNLRTMDNLTEYWIEVNRLENQADQIHRKLLAHLFSGKYDAIEVLKLKQIVDVLEEAADAFEHVANTVETIAVKES, from the coding sequence GTGCGCTTTCGTCTGACCCCCAGGGAGACGAGCTTCTACGACATGTTCTCCGCATCCGCGGACAACATCGTCACGGGCTCGAAACTCCTGATGGAACTGCTCGGGGCGGACAATTCCGCTCGGGCCGAGATCGCAGAGCGTATGCGGGCCGCGGAACACGCCGGTGACGACGCGACACACGCGATCTTCCACCAGCTGAACTCCTCCTTCATCACGCCCTTCGACCGCGAGGACATCTACAACCTCGCCTCCTCCCTCGACGACATCATGGACTTCATGGAGGAGGCCGTCGACCTGGTCGTCCTCTACAACGTCGAGGAACTGCCCAAGGGCGTCGAGCAGCAGATCGAGGTGCTGTCGCGGGCCGCGGAGCTGACCGCCGAGGCCATGCCCAACCTGCGGACCATGGACAACCTCACGGAGTACTGGATCGAGGTCAACCGTCTGGAGAACCAGGCCGACCAGATCCACCGCAAGCTGCTGGCCCACCTCTTCAGCGGCAAGTACGACGCCATCGAGGTGCTGAAGCTCAAGCAGATCGTGGACGTGCTGGAGGAAGCGGCCGACGCGTTCGAGCACGTGGCGAACACGGTGGAGACCATCGCCGTCAAGGAGTCCTGA
- a CDS encoding metal-sensitive transcriptional regulator: MTTTEAGATAPSGDAQEVVTDHDRGIHGYHQQKDEHLKRLRRIEGQIRGLQRMVDEDVYCIDILTQVSASTKALQSFALQLLEEHLRHCVADAALKGGDEIDAKVEEATKAIGRLLRT; this comes from the coding sequence ATGACGACCACCGAGGCCGGCGCGACCGCGCCCTCCGGCGACGCGCAGGAGGTCGTGACCGACCACGACCGCGGCATACACGGCTACCACCAGCAGAAGGACGAGCACCTGAAGCGGCTGCGCCGCATCGAGGGACAGATCCGCGGCCTCCAGCGGATGGTCGACGAGGACGTCTACTGCATCGACATACTCACGCAGGTGTCCGCCTCCACGAAGGCCCTCCAGTCCTTCGCCCTCCAGCTCCTGGAGGAGCACCTGCGCCACTGCGTCGCGGACGCGGCCCTCAAGGGCGGCGACGAGATCGACGCGAAGGTCGAGGAAGCGACGAAGGCGATCGGCCGCCTGCTCCGTACCTGA